Proteins from a genomic interval of Rhodothermus marinus:
- a CDS encoding transferase hexapeptide repeat family protein produces the protein MANIFEFEGFRPVIHESAFIHPNATVIGNVIIGRNVYVAAGAVIRGDWGEIIIEDGCNVQENCVIHMFPGVTVHLEESAHIGHGAIIHGARIGRNALVGMNAVVMDHAVVGAGSIVGALTLVPERMEIPERKIAVGVPARIVGDVSDERLAWKTAGTRLYQQLPEQLRRSLRPCEPLREVPPDRPKMEAIYKTFRETLAEQQAR, from the coding sequence ATGGCCAACATCTTCGAATTTGAAGGCTTTCGCCCCGTCATCCACGAAAGTGCCTTCATTCATCCCAACGCGACGGTGATCGGCAACGTCATCATCGGCCGCAACGTGTACGTGGCCGCCGGTGCCGTCATCCGGGGCGACTGGGGCGAGATCATTATCGAGGACGGCTGCAACGTGCAGGAAAACTGCGTCATCCACATGTTTCCCGGCGTGACCGTCCACCTGGAAGAATCCGCGCACATCGGCCACGGCGCCATCATCCACGGCGCCCGGATCGGCCGCAATGCGCTGGTGGGCATGAATGCTGTCGTCATGGACCATGCCGTGGTAGGCGCGGGGAGCATCGTGGGGGCGCTGACGCTGGTACCGGAGCGCATGGAAATCCCCGAGCGCAAGATCGCCGTGGGCGTTCCGGCCCGCATCGTGGGCGACGTGAGCGACGAGCGCCTGGCCTGGAAGACGGCCGGCACCCGGCTCTATCAGCAGCTTCCGGAGCAATTGCGCCGGAGCCTGCGGCCCTGCGAGCCCCTGCGTGAAGTGCCGCCCGACCGCCCGAAAATGGAAGCCATCTACAAGACGTTTCGCGAAACGCTGGCCGAACAGCAAGCGCGCTGA
- a CDS encoding 3-hydroxyacyl-CoA dehydrogenase NAD-binding domain-containing protein has protein sequence MTQPLTTATPIGVVGAGTMGRGIAQVAATVGHPVLLHDSNPRALEDARAYLTRILGRLVEKGKLPPGRDAEILGRISFIRDELQPLASCGLIIEAIIEELAAKQTLFAQLERLVAPEAILATNTSSLSVTAIAAACERPERVLGLHFFNPAPLMPLVEVVPGVATAAEVVAQARALMETWGKSPVVARDTPGFIVNRVARPFYGEALRILEEGIADVPTIDWAMRTIGGFRMGPFELMDLIGNDINFRVTETLWKAFFYEPRYRPSFTQQRMVEAGRLGRKTGLGFYDYREGATNPEPTTDPALGERIFRRILSMLINEAVDAVFWRVASPADIDRAMQLGVNYPKGLLHWADELGLETVLGWMEALYDTYREDRYRPSPLFRQMIERGARFFEEASS, from the coding sequence ATGACGCAACCGCTCACCACCGCCACGCCAATCGGCGTCGTCGGTGCCGGCACCATGGGACGCGGCATTGCTCAGGTGGCCGCCACCGTTGGCCACCCGGTCCTGCTTCACGACAGCAATCCCCGGGCACTCGAAGACGCCCGCGCCTACCTGACGCGCATTCTGGGACGGCTCGTGGAGAAAGGCAAACTGCCCCCCGGGCGGGATGCCGAAATCCTGGGCCGTATTTCGTTCATACGCGACGAACTGCAGCCGCTGGCCTCCTGCGGGCTGATCATCGAAGCCATTATCGAGGAGCTGGCGGCGAAACAGACCCTTTTTGCGCAACTGGAGCGCCTGGTGGCGCCCGAAGCCATCCTGGCCACCAACACCTCGTCGCTCTCGGTGACGGCCATTGCCGCCGCCTGTGAGCGTCCGGAGCGCGTGCTCGGGTTGCACTTTTTCAACCCGGCGCCGCTGATGCCACTCGTCGAAGTGGTGCCCGGGGTGGCCACCGCCGCCGAAGTGGTCGCGCAGGCCCGCGCCCTGATGGAGACCTGGGGCAAATCGCCGGTCGTCGCCCGCGACACGCCGGGCTTCATTGTCAACCGGGTGGCGCGTCCGTTCTACGGCGAGGCGCTGCGCATCCTGGAGGAAGGGATCGCCGACGTGCCCACCATCGACTGGGCCATGCGCACGATCGGCGGCTTCCGGATGGGGCCCTTCGAACTGATGGACCTGATCGGGAACGACATCAACTTCCGGGTGACCGAAACGCTCTGGAAAGCCTTCTTCTACGAACCGCGCTACCGGCCCTCGTTTACGCAACAGCGCATGGTCGAGGCGGGACGACTGGGCCGCAAAACCGGTCTCGGCTTCTACGACTACCGGGAAGGCGCCACCAACCCGGAGCCCACCACCGATCCGGCACTCGGCGAGCGCATCTTCCGGCGCATTCTGTCCATGTTGATCAACGAAGCCGTCGATGCCGTCTTCTGGCGCGTGGCCTCGCCGGCCGACATTGACCGGGCCATGCAACTGGGCGTAAACTATCCGAAGGGCCTGCTGCACTGGGCCGACGAACTGGGCCTGGAGACCGTGCTGGGCTGGATGGAAGCACTCTACGATACCTATCGGGAAGATCGCTACCGCCCCAGCCCGCTCTTTCGCCAGATGATCGAACGAGGGGCCCGTTTTTTTGAAGAAGCCTCCTCCTGA
- a CDS encoding PaaI family thioesterase, with protein MPAETHDETTTQRARQIVDQMMAHDAFSQWLGIEVLEVAPGRAVVRMTVRPEMLNGFAVAHGGIAFALADSALAFASNTCGLVTMTLESSIFFATPVRAGDVLTATAEEVSAGNRVALYDVVVTRADGTRVAFVRGTVYRTKQAHA; from the coding sequence ATGCCTGCCGAAACTCACGACGAAACCACCACGCAACGCGCCCGCCAGATTGTGGATCAGATGATGGCGCACGATGCCTTCAGCCAGTGGCTGGGCATCGAAGTGCTGGAGGTTGCGCCGGGCCGGGCCGTCGTGCGCATGACCGTGCGTCCGGAAATGCTCAACGGCTTTGCCGTGGCGCATGGCGGGATCGCTTTCGCCCTGGCCGACAGTGCGCTGGCCTTCGCCTCGAACACCTGCGGCCTGGTGACCATGACGCTGGAAAGCTCGATCTTTTTTGCCACGCCCGTTCGCGCCGGTGACGTGCTCACGGCCACGGCCGAGGAGGTGTCGGCCGGCAACCGCGTGGCGCTCTACGACGTGGTGGTCACGCGCGCCGACGGCACCCGCGTGGCCTTCGTGCGCGGCACCGTCTACCGCACGAAACAGGCCCACGCCTGA
- the pcaF gene encoding 3-oxoadipyl-CoA thiolase — protein sequence MRDAYIIDGVRTPIGRLGGALATVRADDLAAHVLRALLDRHPELDPAAIDDVYMGCANQAGEDNRNVARMALLLADLPPSVPGVTINRLCASGMSAVVEAARAIRAGDGDLYLAGGIEHMTRAPFVLSKASRPFGRDVELYDTSLGWRFVHPKMEARYGAEPMGCTAENLVERYGIAREDQDLFAYRSHKKAAAAREQGRFALEIVPVEAPQPKGPPRLVKDDEHIRPDTTLEALAKLPPVFRKGGTVTAGNSSGLNDGACALLLASEEAVRRFNLKPKARIVSAAVVGVEPRIMGIGPVEAARRALRQAGLSLDDLDVIELNEAFAAQVLACTRQWGLADDDPRLNPNGGAIALGHPLGMSGARLILTATVELEQRQARYALCTLCVGVGQGMATVIERIA from the coding sequence ATGCGGGACGCCTATATCATCGACGGCGTGCGGACGCCCATCGGCCGCCTGGGCGGCGCCCTGGCCACCGTCCGGGCCGACGACCTGGCCGCCCACGTGCTGCGCGCCCTGCTGGATCGCCACCCCGAACTCGACCCGGCCGCCATCGACGACGTGTACATGGGCTGCGCCAACCAGGCCGGTGAAGACAACCGCAACGTGGCCCGCATGGCACTGCTGCTGGCCGACCTGCCCCCCAGTGTGCCGGGGGTCACGATCAACCGACTCTGCGCCTCCGGCATGAGCGCCGTGGTGGAAGCCGCCCGCGCCATCCGGGCAGGCGACGGCGACCTCTACCTGGCCGGCGGCATCGAACACATGACGCGCGCGCCCTTCGTGCTCTCCAAAGCCAGCCGCCCCTTCGGGCGCGACGTCGAACTCTACGACACGAGCCTGGGCTGGCGCTTCGTCCATCCGAAAATGGAAGCCCGCTACGGCGCCGAGCCCATGGGCTGCACCGCCGAAAACCTCGTGGAACGGTACGGCATCGCCCGTGAGGATCAGGATCTGTTCGCCTACCGCTCCCACAAAAAGGCGGCCGCTGCCCGCGAGCAAGGGCGCTTCGCGCTGGAGATCGTACCCGTCGAAGCCCCCCAGCCCAAAGGCCCGCCCCGGCTGGTAAAAGACGACGAGCACATTCGCCCGGACACCACGCTCGAAGCGCTCGCCAAGCTACCGCCCGTCTTCCGCAAAGGGGGCACCGTGACGGCAGGCAATTCCTCCGGCCTCAACGACGGCGCCTGCGCGCTGCTGCTGGCCTCGGAAGAGGCCGTCCGCCGCTTCAACCTGAAGCCGAAGGCCCGCATCGTTAGCGCGGCCGTCGTCGGTGTGGAGCCGCGCATCATGGGCATTGGACCGGTCGAAGCCGCCCGCCGCGCCCTCCGACAGGCCGGCCTGAGTTTAGACGATCTGGATGTCATCGAACTCAACGAAGCCTTTGCCGCCCAGGTGCTGGCCTGCACGCGGCAATGGGGTCTGGCCGACGACGACCCGCGCCTGAATCCCAACGGCGGCGCCATTGCACTTGGCCACCCGCTGGGCATGTCGGGCGCCCGACTGATCCTGACGGCCACCGTCGAGCTGGAGCAACGACAGGCCCGCTACGCGCTCTGTACGCTCTGCGTGGGCGTCGGACAGGGGATGGCGACCGTGATCGAACGCATTGCTTAA
- a CDS encoding YbaN family protein yields the protein MYPAMRLLRLGGGLLCTGLGFLGIVLPVLPATPFFLLAAYFFARSSPRLEQWLLDLPRIGPSIRAYRAGLGIPRRTKWWATAIIVVSILLSAWRLPVPAARVLVIALGAIGIWYIHRRVPTREDVLARRDPNDLPDLPG from the coding sequence ATGTATCCGGCCATGCGGCTTCTTCGACTCGGCGGCGGACTGCTCTGCACCGGCCTGGGCTTTCTGGGCATCGTGCTGCCTGTGCTGCCGGCCACGCCGTTCTTTCTGCTGGCCGCCTACTTTTTTGCCCGGAGCAGCCCGCGCCTCGAGCAATGGCTGCTGGATCTGCCCCGGATTGGCCCCTCGATCCGCGCCTATCGCGCCGGTCTCGGCATCCCTCGCCGCACCAAGTGGTGGGCGACGGCAATCATCGTCGTTTCGATTCTGCTGAGCGCCTGGCGCCTGCCCGTGCCGGCCGCCCGGGTGCTGGTGATCGCGCTCGGCGCCATCGGCATCTGGTACATCCACCGACGCGTCCCCACCCGCGAAGACGTGCTGGCCCGACGCGATCCGAACGATCTACCCGACCTGCCCGGCTAA
- the paaZ gene encoding phenylacetic acid degradation bifunctional protein PaaZ — protein sequence METTVYLGKVQSFAQGRWHTPSGEGRPVYHAVTGEPIAEISSEGLDFKGMLDYARTVGGPGLRQMTFHERARMLKALALYLNEHRAELYELSRATGATKQDAWLDIDGGIGTFFVYASKGRRELPDERFLLEGEPERISRGGTFLGHHLLVPLEGVAVHINAFNFPCWGMLEKLAPTFLAGMPAIVKPASVTAYVAERVVRLMLESGILPEGALQLICGGVGDLFEHLTGQDVVTFTGSAETGLRLKSHPTILREAVRFNMEADSLNFSMLGPDVTPDMPEFELFINEVVREMTIKTGQRCTAIRRTLVPADRVDAVLEALISRLREVVVGDPANERVQMGPLVSRDQVAEVQARLQELATAGEIVCGRDGFTVVDADPERGAFFPPTLLYCAHPFEHTAPHEVEAFGPVNTVMPYGDLDEAIRLARMGRGSLVGSLVTADPDVARTVVFGTAPYHGRLLILNRECAKENTGHGSPLPHLIHGGPGRAGGGEEMGGIRGLYRYMQRTAIQGSPDMLTAIGNQWMPGASRPEADVHPFRKYFDELRIGETYTTARRTVTEADIVNFAGVSGDFFYAHMDELAARESDVFQGRVAHGYFVLSAAAGLFVDPRPGPVLANYGLENLRFTKPVRPGDTIQARLTVKQKIPREAREGERPSGVVRWHVDVTNQDDELVATYDILTLVARRPEPEA from the coding sequence ATGGAAACGACCGTCTATCTCGGCAAGGTGCAGAGCTTTGCACAGGGACGCTGGCACACGCCTTCGGGCGAAGGCCGCCCTGTGTACCATGCGGTCACCGGCGAACCCATCGCCGAGATCTCCAGCGAAGGGCTGGACTTCAAAGGCATGCTGGACTACGCCCGCACCGTGGGCGGCCCCGGGCTCCGCCAGATGACCTTCCACGAACGCGCCCGCATGCTCAAGGCACTAGCCCTCTATCTCAACGAACACAGGGCCGAGCTGTACGAACTGTCGCGGGCTACCGGCGCCACGAAGCAGGACGCCTGGCTCGACATCGACGGCGGCATCGGAACGTTTTTCGTCTATGCCAGCAAAGGCCGTCGCGAGCTGCCCGACGAACGCTTCCTGCTCGAAGGCGAACCCGAACGCATCTCGCGCGGTGGGACTTTTCTGGGCCACCATCTGCTCGTGCCGCTCGAAGGTGTGGCCGTCCACATCAACGCCTTCAACTTCCCCTGCTGGGGCATGCTGGAAAAACTGGCCCCCACGTTCCTGGCCGGCATGCCCGCCATCGTCAAGCCGGCTTCGGTTACGGCCTACGTGGCCGAGCGGGTCGTCCGCCTCATGCTCGAATCGGGGATCCTGCCCGAAGGTGCCCTCCAGCTCATCTGCGGCGGCGTGGGCGACCTGTTCGAGCACCTGACCGGCCAGGACGTCGTGACCTTTACGGGATCGGCCGAAACCGGTCTGCGGCTGAAGTCGCACCCCACCATCCTGCGCGAAGCGGTGCGCTTCAACATGGAGGCCGACTCGCTCAACTTCTCCATGCTCGGCCCTGACGTCACGCCCGACATGCCGGAGTTCGAGCTGTTCATCAACGAGGTGGTCCGGGAAATGACGATCAAGACGGGCCAGCGATGCACGGCGATTCGCCGCACGCTGGTACCGGCCGACCGGGTCGATGCCGTGCTCGAAGCGCTCATCAGCCGCCTGCGCGAAGTGGTGGTGGGCGACCCGGCCAACGAGCGCGTCCAGATGGGACCGCTCGTGAGCCGCGATCAGGTGGCCGAGGTGCAGGCGCGCCTGCAGGAGCTGGCCACGGCCGGTGAGATCGTCTGCGGCCGCGACGGCTTTACCGTGGTGGATGCCGATCCCGAACGCGGCGCCTTCTTCCCGCCGACGCTGCTTTACTGCGCCCACCCCTTCGAGCATACGGCCCCGCACGAAGTGGAGGCCTTCGGGCCGGTCAACACGGTCATGCCCTACGGAGACCTGGACGAAGCCATCCGGCTGGCCCGCATGGGACGCGGAAGCCTGGTCGGCTCGCTGGTGACGGCCGATCCGGACGTGGCCCGCACGGTCGTGTTCGGCACGGCACCTTACCACGGCCGCCTGCTGATCCTCAACCGGGAATGCGCAAAAGAAAACACCGGCCACGGCTCGCCGCTGCCCCATCTGATACACGGTGGACCCGGCCGCGCGGGCGGCGGCGAAGAGATGGGCGGCATCCGCGGCCTCTATCGCTACATGCAGCGCACCGCAATCCAGGGCTCGCCCGACATGCTGACGGCCATCGGCAACCAGTGGATGCCCGGCGCTTCGCGACCGGAGGCCGACGTACACCCCTTCCGCAAGTACTTCGATGAGCTGCGCATCGGCGAAACCTACACGACCGCCCGACGCACCGTCACCGAGGCCGACATCGTCAACTTTGCGGGCGTCAGCGGCGACTTCTTCTATGCGCACATGGACGAACTGGCCGCACGCGAAAGTGACGTCTTCCAGGGACGCGTGGCGCACGGCTACTTCGTGCTCTCGGCCGCGGCCGGCCTGTTCGTCGATCCGCGTCCGGGTCCGGTGCTGGCCAACTACGGCCTGGAAAACCTGCGCTTCACGAAGCCGGTCCGCCCGGGCGATACGATCCAGGCCCGGCTGACGGTAAAGCAGAAAATCCCGCGCGAAGCCCGCGAAGGCGAGCGACCCAGTGGCGTCGTCCGCTGGCACGTGGATGTGACAAACCAGGACGACGAGCTGGTCGCCACCTACGACATCCTGACGCTGGTGGCCCGCCGCCCCGAGCCGGAAGCCTGA